A single Filimonas effusa DNA region contains:
- a CDS encoding glycosyltransferase family 117 protein codes for MNFKRVNNITGWVVCFIACMVYILTAEAAGSLWDCGEFVSSCFKVQIPHPPGAPLFVLLGRIFIVLFGDNPNTAAKGVNVMNALASGFTILFLFWSITHFARKIVVAKLTQGNQLTTSQLISIMGAGAVGALAYTFSDSFWYSAVEGEVYAMSSFFTAIVFWAMLKWEDQADEPGADRWIVFIFFMVGLSIGVHLLSILNIPALVMIYYFRRKHLFNYTSLRKYFIWLTIFGGAAAFVMAIISANGEAGSAGARGNEIAADHTVAGLMILGAAVAIALLYAVESINSRKKAYYGGAYIFFILGCVLTGVVQVAVIQYSVKAAGYFDIFFVNSLGLPFFSGFIFFFVLVAACVWLGLRYAAKKDWSYLRLALWCFTFILLGYSTYVTTMIRSNANPSVDMYNVDNPMSLVGYLGREQYGDFPLLYGQKFTAQPIAYAEGATKYQKGKDKYITLGKDGHYVYAQEDKMVFPRMWDASNDQGHADYYAYFMHIGKTREGYERAPDFGDNIAFFIGYQNYFMYLRYFLWNFSGKQNDLQGVFAGNPRDGNWITGIGFIDNMMYGNQSLMPDSLKNNKAHNKLFALPLILGLIGLFFHFRRRGDDAVVTFLLFFLTGFAIVIYLNQAGYQPRERDYAYVGSFYAFAIWIGLGVLKVQEWITKGVKNQTTAAGLATVVCLLAVPAIMAQQEWDDHDRSKKLLAPDLAKDYLESCAPNAILFTFGDNDTYPLWYAQEVEGVRPDIRVINTSLLGIDWYINELRYKVNQSDAIDVIFTADQIEGRKRDYVIYQPKPNIPENRYYDLYDMMKNYVGSDDPNKMVDRGGGEMFNTFPVRKVSVPVDLNLVRSNKTVNANDSVVNELRFDIPKGGLMKNDIALLNVIAANKWKRPIYFTSTQSTGLGFDQYLRKDGLTYRLVPVMNSFVNTDYMKDKLLNKFRFGNANVPGVYFDEENRRHLNTIRRAYSELALDLSAKNRKPEAREVLDKVDKMILSGNFDYGMASRANEHNRLSMIFLEACYRADHKELAAKVLKSVKTDLQQQLRYYNGLTGIKAENTEYDKSNVQNYLRDLDQMEQIYNGKKPAASLEAPIANDSVLQSLPE; via the coding sequence ATGAATTTTAAAAGGGTCAACAACATTACAGGTTGGGTCGTATGTTTTATCGCTTGCATGGTTTATATCCTCACTGCAGAGGCTGCTGGGAGCTTATGGGATTGTGGTGAATTTGTGAGCAGTTGCTTTAAAGTTCAGATTCCCCACCCTCCGGGAGCGCCGCTTTTCGTTTTATTAGGCAGGATCTTTATTGTATTGTTTGGAGATAATCCTAATACAGCTGCCAAAGGTGTTAACGTAATGAACGCATTGGCGAGTGGTTTTACAATTCTCTTCCTGTTCTGGTCTATCACCCATTTTGCCCGCAAAATTGTGGTCGCAAAATTAACCCAGGGCAACCAGCTCACTACTTCCCAGTTAATTTCTATCATGGGAGCCGGTGCAGTAGGTGCGCTTGCTTACACTTTCTCCGATTCATTCTGGTATAGTGCTGTAGAAGGGGAGGTGTATGCAATGTCTTCTTTCTTTACCGCTATTGTATTCTGGGCGATGCTGAAATGGGAAGACCAGGCCGATGAACCCGGTGCAGACCGCTGGATCGTGTTTATCTTCTTCATGGTAGGCCTTTCTATTGGCGTTCACCTGTTGAGTATCCTCAATATTCCCGCCCTGGTAATGATCTATTACTTCCGCCGGAAACACTTGTTCAACTACACTTCTCTTCGCAAATACTTTATATGGCTTACCATCTTTGGCGGCGCCGCTGCATTTGTCATGGCGATCATTTCCGCCAACGGCGAAGCAGGTTCTGCAGGGGCCAGAGGTAATGAAATTGCCGCTGACCATACGGTAGCAGGACTCATGATCCTTGGCGCTGCGGTTGCCATTGCCCTGCTTTATGCGGTGGAAAGCATCAATTCCAGGAAAAAAGCCTATTACGGCGGTGCCTATATCTTCTTTATCCTCGGCTGTGTATTAACAGGCGTGGTACAGGTGGCCGTTATCCAATACTCCGTTAAAGCGGCCGGTTACTTCGATATCTTCTTTGTGAACTCACTCGGATTACCTTTCTTCTCAGGGTTCATCTTCTTCTTTGTACTGGTGGCTGCATGCGTTTGGCTGGGCCTGCGTTATGCCGCTAAAAAAGACTGGTCTTACCTGCGCCTGGCGCTATGGTGCTTTACCTTCATCCTGTTAGGTTACAGCACTTACGTAACTACCATGATCCGCAGTAATGCGAACCCTTCTGTAGATATGTATAACGTAGATAACCCAATGAGCCTTGTAGGTTACCTGGGCAGGGAACAATATGGCGATTTCCCGCTGTTATACGGTCAGAAATTTACAGCGCAGCCTATTGCTTACGCCGAAGGTGCTACCAAGTATCAGAAAGGAAAAGACAAATACATTACGCTGGGTAAAGATGGTCACTATGTATACGCCCAGGAAGATAAAATGGTCTTCCCCCGTATGTGGGATGCCAGCAATGACCAGGGACATGCCGATTATTATGCCTACTTCATGCACATAGGCAAAACCAGGGAAGGCTACGAGCGCGCCCCCGATTTTGGCGATAACATAGCATTCTTCATCGGGTACCAGAACTACTTCATGTACCTGCGTTACTTCCTCTGGAACTTCAGCGGAAAACAAAACGACCTCCAGGGCGTATTCGCCGGTAACCCCCGCGATGGCAACTGGATCACAGGTATCGGCTTCATCGATAACATGATGTATGGCAACCAAAGCCTCATGCCCGACAGCCTCAAGAATAATAAAGCCCATAATAAACTGTTTGCTTTACCGCTGATCCTGGGATTGATAGGTTTATTCTTCCACTTCAGAAGAAGAGGTGACGATGCAGTGGTTACCTTCCTGCTGTTCTTCCTCACCGGTTTTGCAATTGTAATTTACCTGAACCAGGCTGGCTACCAGCCCAGGGAACGTGACTATGCTTACGTAGGTTCCTTCTATGCCTTTGCCATCTGGATTGGTCTTGGTGTGCTGAAAGTGCAGGAATGGATCACTAAAGGCGTAAAAAATCAGACTACTGCCGCAGGACTCGCCACTGTAGTATGCCTGCTGGCTGTACCGGCCATCATGGCGCAACAGGAGTGGGACGACCACGACCGCAGCAAAAAACTGCTGGCACCCGATCTGGCGAAAGATTACCTCGAAAGCTGTGCGCCAAACGCTATCCTCTTCACTTTCGGTGATAACGATACCTATCCGTTATGGTATGCCCAGGAAGTGGAAGGCGTACGCCCCGATATCAGGGTGATCAACACCAGCCTGCTGGGGATCGACTGGTATATTAACGAACTACGTTATAAGGTAAACCAGAGTGATGCGATCGACGTCATCTTCACTGCCGACCAGATCGAAGGACGTAAACGCGATTACGTGATCTACCAGCCCAAGCCCAATATTCCTGAAAACCGTTATTACGACCTGTACGACATGATGAAGAATTATGTTGGCAGCGACGATCCCAATAAAATGGTAGACAGGGGCGGCGGAGAAATGTTCAATACATTCCCGGTTAGAAAAGTATCCGTTCCGGTTGACCTGAACCTGGTACGATCCAACAAAACCGTAAACGCAAACGACAGCGTTGTAAACGAACTGCGTTTCGACATTCCTAAAGGCGGGTTAATGAAAAACGATATTGCGTTACTGAACGTGATCGCCGCCAATAAATGGAAGCGTCCTATTTACTTTACCTCTACACAAAGCACCGGCTTAGGTTTCGATCAATACCTGCGTAAAGATGGTTTAACTTACCGCCTTGTGCCTGTTATGAACAGCTTCGTGAACACGGACTATATGAAGGATAAACTCCTGAATAAGTTCCGTTTCGGCAATGCCAACGTACCGGGTGTATACTTCGACGAAGAAAACCGCAGGCACCTGAATACCATCCGCCGCGCTTATTCAGAACTGGCGCTCGATCTTTCTGCTAAAAACAGGAAACCGGAGGCCCGTGAAGTACTGGATAAAGTAGACAAAATGATTTTGTCCGGCAACTTCGATTATGGCATGGCCTCAAGAGCAAACGAGCACAACCGTTTGTCGATGATCTTCCTGGAAGCCTGTTACCGTGCCGATCATAAAGAATTGGCTGCCAAGGTGCTGAAATCCGTAAAAACCGACCTGCAACAGCAGCTGCGTTATTACAACGGCCTTACCGGCATCAAAGCAGAAAATACAGAATACGATAAGAGCAATGTGCAGAATTACCTCCGTGATCTCGACCAGATGGAACAGATCTACAACGGTAAAAAGCCCGCAGCATCTTTGGAGGCGCCAATCGCTAATGACTCCGTGCTGCAATCCCTGCCTGAATAA
- the mtaB gene encoding tRNA (N(6)-L-threonylcarbamoyladenosine(37)-C(2))-methylthiotransferase MtaB, producing MEKRRSVAFHTLGCKLNFSETSTLSRMLEVDGFEKREFEELADVYVINTCSVTDNADKECRQLVRRIQRKAPESMVVITGCYAQLKPKEISEIPGVDLVLGAAEKFNIGRHLRELTKGDATKISSCDIEDVTGFTASYSLNDRTRTFLKVQDGCDYTCTFCTIPMARGKSRSDSIENVLRNARELAAAGAKEIVLTGINLGDFGKGPDGNKKSEESFFDLIQSLDEIEGIERYRISSIEPNLLTNEIISFVANSKRFMPHFHIPLQSGSNEILGMMRRRYKRELYAERVERIKELMPHCAIGVDVIVGFPGETDALFKETFDFLHSLDISYLHVFTYSERANTRALEIQPVVPMNVRHERNKTLRNLSYMKMQYFTQQHAAQTRKVLFEGHEKAGMMEGYTDNYIRITTPHRPEWANQVVEWTV from the coding sequence ATGGAAAAGAGGCGTTCAGTGGCATTTCACACCCTGGGGTGTAAACTTAACTTTTCGGAGACATCTACCCTATCGCGTATGCTGGAGGTGGATGGATTTGAGAAAAGGGAATTTGAGGAGCTGGCAGATGTGTATGTGATCAATACCTGCTCGGTAACGGATAATGCCGACAAAGAATGCCGGCAGCTGGTTCGTCGCATTCAGCGTAAAGCCCCTGAAAGCATGGTGGTTATCACCGGCTGTTATGCCCAGCTGAAACCAAAGGAAATTTCCGAGATCCCCGGTGTAGACCTGGTGCTGGGCGCCGCAGAGAAATTCAACATCGGCCGTCACCTGAGGGAACTGACCAAGGGCGACGCCACTAAAATAAGCAGCTGCGATATTGAAGATGTAACGGGCTTCACGGCCTCGTACTCGCTGAACGACAGAACCCGGACCTTCCTGAAGGTGCAGGACGGCTGCGATTATACCTGTACTTTCTGCACCATCCCCATGGCACGCGGCAAAAGCAGGAGCGACAGTATTGAAAATGTATTGCGTAATGCCCGCGAGCTGGCAGCCGCCGGCGCCAAGGAGATTGTATTAACGGGCATCAACCTCGGCGACTTTGGCAAAGGGCCTGACGGCAATAAGAAAAGTGAGGAAAGCTTTTTCGATCTAATTCAGTCGCTCGATGAAATTGAAGGCATCGAACGTTACCGCATTTCTTCCATAGAGCCTAACCTGCTTACCAACGAAATCATCAGTTTCGTAGCTAACAGCAAGCGTTTCATGCCCCATTTTCATATTCCGCTGCAAAGCGGCAGTAATGAGATACTGGGGATGATGCGCCGGAGATATAAGAGAGAACTGTATGCCGAAAGGGTGGAACGCATCAAGGAACTGATGCCCCATTGCGCTATTGGCGTTGACGTGATCGTTGGCTTCCCCGGAGAAACGGATGCCTTATTTAAAGAAACTTTCGATTTCCTGCATAGCCTGGATATTTCGTACCTGCACGTATTCACCTATTCTGAACGTGCCAATACCAGGGCACTTGAGATTCAGCCTGTTGTACCCATGAACGTACGGCATGAGCGCAATAAGACCCTCCGTAACCTCTCGTACATGAAAATGCAATATTTCACGCAACAGCATGCTGCTCAAACCCGTAAGGTGCTTTTTGAAGGGCATGAAAAGGCGGGAATGATGGAGGGGTATACCGATAATTATATCCGGATCACCACGCCGCACCGCCCGGAATGGGCCAACCAGGTGGTGGAATGGACCGTTTAG
- a CDS encoding DUF2625 family protein, protein MKKIVSILFLFVFFICDITTKAQTNMKPLSQLLINKSDTWSLIKKQIQKAKNPVTILPKNAENADRTLYQAQVTINSPMGAVIYETGGILIDSGWIRILGSGSRYLNRNVMKWNKGKSFSKWGERPSFILIADDVLGGFYAINGGGIDTIGIGEVFYFSPDDARWSNLQLSYSGFLNFCFQGNLAEYYKNLRWVSWKKDIKKMNGDSGFITFPFLWSKEGRNINKTTKKIVPINYLWDLYFKGETTNN, encoded by the coding sequence ATGAAAAAAATTGTTTCAATTCTATTTTTATTTGTCTTTTTCATATGCGATATCACCACTAAGGCACAAACTAACATGAAGCCACTTAGCCAACTGTTAATTAACAAAAGCGACACCTGGAGCCTGATAAAAAAGCAAATCCAAAAAGCAAAAAATCCAGTAACTATTTTGCCTAAAAATGCAGAAAATGCAGACAGGACCTTGTATCAAGCTCAGGTAACTATTAATTCACCAATGGGAGCCGTCATTTACGAAACCGGAGGAATTTTGATTGATAGTGGCTGGATTCGGATATTGGGTTCAGGAAGTAGATATCTAAATAGAAATGTAATGAAATGGAATAAAGGAAAGTCTTTTTCCAAATGGGGAGAGCGCCCTTCTTTTATTTTAATTGCAGATGATGTGTTAGGGGGCTTTTATGCAATTAATGGTGGCGGAATTGATACTATTGGCATAGGAGAGGTCTTTTATTTTTCTCCTGATGACGCAAGATGGAGTAATCTACAATTATCTTATTCTGGTTTTTTAAACTTTTGTTTTCAGGGTAATCTAGCAGAATATTATAAAAACCTTCGGTGGGTTTCGTGGAAAAAGGATATTAAAAAAATGAATGGAGATTCAGGTTTTATTACATTCCCTTTTTTATGGAGTAAAGAAGGGAGAAACATAAATAAAACCACTAAGAAAATTGTACCAATCAATTATTTATGGGATTTATATTTCAAGGGAGAAACAACTAACAATTAG
- a CDS encoding NucA/NucB deoxyribonuclease domain-containing protein, with product MATLENGTLDGEKRYYDILTTGSRVTAGSVHYPYADGNSYVESLNGNSNKTGTSILLKVMAGDKVNIAADSWYERSPSSGDVSSLPVGELLSTLAGGISGAGGGSHSAAQLLEDGNLKNGLTSFLVQKADADYPNNGAGKPKAYLNYVLFDEQLNAVISDDGNNSGVSGVGDEGKQTPVGVSERLMTRNGYLYIFVSNETRGTDVVFDNLQVTHIRGPLCEETHYYPFGLTMAGISSRAAGKLQNKRKYNGIEYENSFDVNIGEAFFRTHDPQLGRWWQIDPKPSHSESPYSAMSNNPILNSDPLGDKDSTANKPKVVPVPIPEKLFPNIYKNLMASLANGKPMVITYDSNRQNARRRRREALKNTPPRPGYDRDEYPYASTKEGGKGADVNYVPSSENKKHGGLLGALVVLNKMETGDQFEMVPIPNSPEPETSPSPAPSPAPAANQSLRDRIGKTVGLTGVALTVYIIISEGSRLFPPRNLVPIP from the coding sequence GTGGCTACGCTTGAGAATGGAACACTTGATGGTGAGAAACGTTACTATGATATACTAACTACTGGCAGCCGTGTTACTGCGGGTAGTGTACATTATCCTTATGCGGATGGGAATAGTTATGTAGAAAGCTTAAATGGTAATAGTAATAAAACGGGTACCTCCATTTTATTAAAAGTAATGGCTGGCGATAAGGTGAATATCGCAGCCGATAGCTGGTATGAACGTAGTCCTTCTTCGGGTGATGTTTCCAGTTTACCTGTTGGTGAACTGTTGTCTACGCTTGCGGGTGGCATCTCTGGCGCCGGGGGAGGCAGTCATAGTGCGGCGCAATTGCTGGAAGATGGCAACCTGAAAAACGGACTGACGAGCTTCCTGGTGCAGAAGGCTGATGCAGACTATCCCAATAATGGTGCGGGCAAGCCCAAAGCTTACCTGAATTACGTTTTGTTCGATGAGCAGCTGAATGCTGTGATCAGTGACGATGGTAATAACTCGGGAGTGAGTGGTGTGGGGGACGAAGGCAAGCAAACACCAGTAGGAGTATCTGAGCGACTGATGACACGCAACGGGTATTTGTATATTTTTGTATCCAATGAGACGCGTGGCACGGATGTGGTGTTTGATAACCTGCAGGTGACGCATATACGAGGGCCTCTGTGCGAAGAGACGCATTATTATCCGTTCGGCTTGACAATGGCGGGGATATCTTCCAGGGCGGCTGGGAAGTTGCAGAACAAAAGGAAATATAATGGGATTGAATATGAAAATTCTTTTGATGTAAACATCGGTGAAGCTTTTTTCAGAACTCACGATCCCCAGTTAGGTAGATGGTGGCAAATAGACCCCAAGCCGAGTCATTCTGAGAGCCCTTATTCTGCGATGAGCAATAATCCTATTCTGAATAGTGACCCTCTTGGTGATAAAGACTCAACCGCAAATAAGCCTAAAGTTGTTCCAGTTCCGATCCCTGAAAAACTGTTTCCCAATATTTACAAAAATCTAATGGCATCTTTAGCTAATGGTAAGCCTATGGTCATTACTTATGATTCTAATAGACAAAATGCAAGACGACGTCGCAGAGAAGCATTAAAGAATACTCCTCCGAGGCCTGGATATGACCGAGATGAATACCCATATGCTTCAACCAAAGAAGGTGGAAAAGGTGCTGATGTTAATTATGTTCCATCAAGTGAAAATAAAAAACATGGAGGCTTGTTAGGTGCATTGGTAGTTCTTAATAAAATGGAAACAGGAGATCAATTTGAAATGGTTCCTATACCTAACAGTCCGGAGCCGGAAACTTCTCCGAGCCCTGCTCCATCTCCAGCTCCTGCAGCAAATCAAAGTTTGCGGGATAGGATTGGTAAAACAGTTGGGTTAACAGGTGTGGCACTTACGGTTTATATAATTATTTCTGAAGGAAGTAGATTGTTTCCTCCTAGGAATTTGGTGCCTATTCCTTAA
- a CDS encoding RHS repeat-associated core domain-containing protein, whose protein sequence is MILPVIKFCGYPFGLTMKGISSRAAGKLQNRLKYNSKELQSGEFSDGSGLELYDYGARGLDPQLGCWHSVDPAEGVTRKELRAIANKASANFKAMGLKTSVKVFKGNFNSDAYDKLDKTDAVAVVGNRNNVIEKIKSFNPEFGKEVSGFGSNGVDGHVNPEQSQNPREEATGGSNDNIIAVGAEATKTFAKGSKAVFTDAAAFLINHGAGHLSNMNHAGENNGFDVNGKSVKNLYVPGTPNVMTSGGTIVGRISAPRSTETLDTYINSPINTQPAGKGTYNTYNLSIQAMYMHRFGNANPNPKLPIE, encoded by the coding sequence ATGATTCTTCCAGTAATTAAGTTTTGTGGCTATCCGTTTGGCTTGACGATGAAGGGGATAAGTTCGAGGGCTGCGGGGAAATTACAGAATAGGTTGAAATATAATAGTAAGGAGTTGCAGAGCGGGGAGTTTAGTGATGGGAGTGGATTAGAATTATATGATTATGGTGCTAGAGGGCTAGATCCGCAGTTGGGATGTTGGCATAGTGTAGATCCTGCAGAGGGAGTAACACGTAAAGAGTTAAGGGCTATTGCAAACAAAGCTTCTGCTAATTTCAAGGCAATGGGTTTGAAAACGTCAGTAAAGGTATTTAAAGGTAATTTCAATTCTGATGCATATGATAAGTTGGATAAAACTGACGCTGTTGCAGTCGTGGGTAACCGAAATAATGTAATTGAAAAGATCAAAAGTTTTAATCCTGAATTTGGAAAAGAAGTGAGTGGTTTTGGTTCAAATGGTGTAGACGGTCATGTTAATCCTGAACAAAGTCAGAATCCGAGAGAAGAGGCTACCGGAGGAAGTAATGATAATATTATCGCTGTAGGCGCTGAAGCAACGAAGACATTTGCGAAGGGGAGTAAGGCTGTTTTTACCGATGCTGCCGCATTTCTAATTAATCATGGTGCAGGCCATCTTTCAAATATGAATCATGCTGGTGAGAATAACGGATTTGACGTAAATGGGAAAAGCGTTAAAAATTTGTACGTACCAGGAACCCCGAATGTTATGACTTCTGGAGGAACAATTGTTGGAAGAATTTCGGCACCGAGGTCGACCGAAACCTTGGACACGTATATTAATTCTCCAATTAACACACAGCCAGCTGGGAAAGGTACCTATAATACTTATAATTTGTCAATTCAAGCAATGTATATGCATCGATTTGGTAATGCTAATCCTAATCCAAAACTTCCCATAGAATGA
- a CDS encoding RHS repeat-associated core domain-containing protein, producing the protein MDRNTEWEDYSYDVNGNLIKDKNKRIGEDPAGAIVYNHLNLPWLITVKDASGDIKGTITYIYDAAGNKLEKRVEELPLAGNNYKNKHTYTTYLSGHVYENNVLQFLGQEEGRIRPQRDTRGSATGVYYYDYYVKDHLGNVRLTLTDEHQADAYPVATLENGTLENEKRYYDIPAGSRVTAGSVHYPYAEGNSYVESLNGNSNKTGTSILLKVMAGDKVNIAADSWYERSPSSGDVSSLPVGELLSTLAGGISGAGGGSHSAAQLLEDGNLKNGLTSFLVQKADADYANNGAGKPKAYLNYVLFDEQLNAVISDDGNNSGVSGMGDEGKQTPVGVSERLMTRNGYLYIFVSNETRGTDVVFDNLQVTHIRGPLCEETHYYPFGLTMAGISSRAANTLDNKYLFGGKEEQSKEFSDRSGLDWYDFEARIYDVQIGRMNQIDPHSFNYDGWTTYNYCANNPIALTDPTGMDWYTDKEGKYQYDPKVTKDSKLSADQTYVGVTYQIKDKKGGVIEDYRKDGSIMYANESSAYTRIVDRTKQTGNESMAVLTDKGTLVLPDYKNNQSTVDLADYGYSTKNGNVVDASGKEYSTTATVHTHPKGSGPSTYTADGYGDLGFAAYSTPNKPVFVIQMQGTKADPISFIIAASNPSRKAADFNYQVVSFSKHFPSYNAQSIQHMPNSVNLRQFAKQNNNFIQLLKK; encoded by the coding sequence GTGGATAGGAATACGGAATGGGAAGACTATTCCTATGATGTGAATGGCAATCTTATAAAAGATAAGAACAAACGTATTGGCGAAGATCCTGCGGGTGCCATTGTGTATAACCACCTGAACCTCCCATGGCTGATAACGGTAAAAGATGCGTCGGGCGACATTAAAGGCACCATAACCTATATTTATGATGCTGCCGGAAATAAGCTGGAAAAGCGTGTAGAAGAGTTGCCATTGGCAGGCAATAACTATAAGAATAAACATACCTATACCACTTATTTGTCGGGCCATGTTTATGAGAACAATGTATTGCAGTTCCTGGGGCAGGAGGAAGGCCGCATCCGTCCGCAGCGTGATACCAGGGGAAGTGCCACCGGTGTTTATTATTATGATTATTATGTAAAAGATCACCTGGGCAATGTCCGGCTTACGCTTACGGATGAACACCAGGCGGATGCTTATCCTGTTGCAACGCTTGAAAATGGTACACTTGAGAACGAGAAGCGCTATTATGATATACCAGCCGGCAGCCGTGTCACGGCCGGCAGCGTTCATTATCCTTATGCGGAAGGGAATAGTTATGTAGAAAGCTTAAATGGTAATAGTAATAAAACGGGTACCTCCATTTTATTAAAAGTAATGGCGGGCGATAAGGTGAATATCGCAGCCGATAGCTGGTATGAGCGCAGTCCTTCTTCGGGTGATGTTTCCAGTTTACCCGTTGGTGAACTGTTGTCTACGCTTGCGGGTGGCATCTCAGGTGCCGGGGGAGGCAGTCATAGCGCGGCGCAATTGCTGGAAGATGGCAACCTGAAAAACGGACTGACGAGCTTCCTGGTGCAGAAGGCTGATGCAGACTATGCCAATAATGGTGCGGGCAAGCCCAAGGCTTACCTGAATTACGTTTTGTTCGATGAGCAGCTGAATGCTGTGATCAGTGACGATGGTAATAACTCGGGAGTAAGTGGTATGGGGGACGAAGGCAAGCAAACACCAGTAGGAGTATCTGAGCGACTGATGACACGCAACGGGTATTTGTATATTTTTGTATCCAATGAGACGCGTGGCACGGATGTGGTGTTTGATAACCTGCAGGTGACGCATATACGGGGGCCTCTGTGCGAAGAGACGCATTATTATCCGTTTGGGTTGACGATGGCGGGGATAAGTTCGAGGGCTGCGAACACATTAGACAATAAATATTTGTTCGGGGGGAAAGAAGAGCAAAGCAAGGAATTTTCAGACAGATCAGGGCTGGATTGGTACGATTTTGAAGCGAGGATCTATGATGTACAGATTGGAAGAATGAATCAGATTGACCCTCATTCCTTTAATTACGATGGTTGGACGACATATAACTATTGTGCCAATAACCCTATTGCACTAACAGATCCAACGGGAATGGATTGGTATACTGATAAAGAAGGCAAATATCAATACGATCCTAAGGTGACGAAAGATTCTAAGCTGTCGGCAGATCAAACCTATGTAGGAGTGACATATCAAATCAAGGATAAGAAAGGAGGCGTTATTGAAGATTACAGGAAGGATGGAAGTATAATGTATGCAAATGAATCGAGTGCCTACACACGGATCGTTGATCGTACCAAGCAAACGGGCAATGAATCTATGGCTGTTTTGACTGATAAGGGAACTCTGGTTTTACCCGACTATAAGAATAACCAATCTACTGTTGATCTTGCTGATTATGGCTACAGTACCAAGAATGGAAATGTTGTTGATGCGTCTGGAAAAGAGTATAGTACAACTGCAACAGTTCACACTCACCCTAAAGGTAGTGGGCCAAGTACTTATACAGCGGATGGTTATGGAGATCTTGGGTTTGCTGCTTATTCAACTCCTAATAAGCCGGTTTTTGTTATACAAATGCAAGGGACTAAAGCAGATCCAATTAGTTTTATTATAGCAGCCTCAAATCCATCTCGAAAAGCAGCAGACTTTAACTATCAAGTTGTTTCTTTTTCTAAGCATTTTCCATCTTATAATGCTCAGAGTATACAACATATGCCTAACTCGGTGAACCTAAGACAGTTTGCGAAGCAGAATAATAATTTTATACAATTACTTAAAAAATGA